A genomic region of Bacteroidota bacterium contains the following coding sequences:
- a CDS encoding S41 family peptidase — MKVLIIAIFILMVNLNHGYSQDELLIDAKTKEEVVKKVASIMKEKYVFADIGDKMAKHIIEQFEKGEYKSYIELEPFCKKMTSDLRDISNDKHIYVFFSPEEALLVRAEKGMLPKDEIKKINERYIESDKKENFGFKKVEILDGNIGYLDIRYFTNSDTLEETLNGAMKFLSNSDAIIIDLRDNGGGTLTPLLPSYFLSSDKVYLGGCVCRDTIQNEYSWSLTNINGKRMLKVELYILTNSKTFSAAEDFSYTMQSLKRAVVVGETTKGGAHPVDVLIVKGDILTQIPICESYNPITKSNWEGVGVKPDYLVASEDALNTAYVLALKNIIRKTSDEEYKSELTILLKNVEK; from the coding sequence ATGAAAGTACTAATAATAGCAATCTTTATTTTAATGGTTAATTTGAACCATGGTTATTCTCAGGATGAACTTTTAATTGATGCAAAAACAAAAGAAGAAGTTGTAAAAAAGGTCGCTTCAATTATGAAAGAAAAATATGTTTTTGCTGATATTGGAGATAAAATGGCTAAGCATATTATAGAGCAATTTGAAAAGGGAGAATATAAATCTTATATAGAACTGGAACCATTTTGCAAAAAAATGACTTCTGATTTGAGAGATATTAGTAATGACAAACATATTTATGTATTCTTTAGCCCTGAAGAAGCTTTATTGGTAAGAGCAGAAAAAGGAATGTTACCTAAGGATGAAATTAAAAAAATAAATGAGAGATACATTGAGTCTGATAAAAAAGAAAATTTCGGATTCAAAAAAGTTGAAATCCTTGATGGAAATATAGGTTATCTTGATATAAGGTATTTCACAAATTCAGATACTTTGGAGGAAACGCTAAATGGTGCAATGAAATTTCTATCAAATTCTGATGCCATAATTATTGATTTAAGAGACAATGGAGGTGGGACATTAACTCCACTTTTACCCAGTTATTTTCTTTCAAGTGATAAAGTTTATTTAGGTGGTTGCGTCTGCAGAGATACAATTCAAAATGAATATTCCTGGTCATTAACCAATATCAATGGCAAACGTATGTTAAAAGTTGAATTGTATATTCTTACTAATTCTAAGACTTTCTCAGCAGCAGAGGATTTTTCTTATACCATGCAAAGTTTAAAACGAGCAGTTGTGGTTGGAGAAACAACAAAGGGAGGAGCACATCCCGTAGATGTTTTAATAGTGAAAGGAGATATTTTAACACAGATCCCTATATGTGAATCATATAATCCAATAACAAAATCTAACTGGGAAGGAGTTGGTGTCAAGCCTGATTATCTGGTGGCGTCAGAGGATGCATTAAATACTGCATATGTACTGGCATTAAAGAATATAATACGAAAAACTTCA